One Cicer arietinum cultivar CDC Frontier isolate Library 1 chromosome 8, Cicar.CDCFrontier_v2.0, whole genome shotgun sequence DNA segment encodes these proteins:
- the LOC101507582 gene encoding glutamate decarboxylase-like yields MVITSTVTHPDEHRQNIDCTFASRYVREPVPKFKMPESSIPKDAAYQIINDELMLDGKPRLNLASFVTTWMEPECDKLIMASLNKNYVDMDEYPVTTELQNRCVNIIAHLFNAPIGAEETAVGVGTVGSSEAIMLAGLAFKRKWQTKRKLEGKPYDKPNIVTGANVQVCWEKFARYFEVELKEVKLREGYYVMDPLKAVEMVDENTICVAAILGSTLTGEFEDVKLLHELLTKKNKETGFDTPIHVDAASGGFVAPFLYPDLEWDFRLPLVKSINVSGHKYGLVYPGVGWVVWRSKEDLPDDLVFHINYLGSDQPTFTLNFSKGSSQIIAQYYQFIRLGFEGYKNVMENCLENTIVLKKGIEKTGRFNILSKDVGVPLVAFTLKDSSHHTVFEIADHLRKYGWIVPAYTMPADAQHIAVLRVVIREDFSCSLAERLVSDIDKVVKHLDTLPSTVSIKSAHVTASTSEDSEKVKKDVKESHDAITKYWKKLVDGKTVGTC; encoded by the exons ATGGTGATCACATCAACTGTTACACACCCAGATGAACATAGACAAAACATAGACTGTACTTTTGCTTCTAGATATGTGCGTGAACCAGTTCCAAA GTTCAAGATGCCAGAGAGTTCTATACCAAAGGATGCAgcatatcaaataataaatgatgagTTGATGTTAGATGGTAAGCCAAGGCTTAACTTGGCTTCATTTGTGACAACTTGGATGGAGCCTGAGTGTGATAAGCTTATCATGGCTTCACTCAACAAGAACTATGTTGACATGGATGAGTACCCTGTCACTACTGAGCTTCAG AACCGGTGTGTGAATATAATAGCACATCTATTCAATGCTCCTATTGGTGCAGAGGAAACTGCAGTAGGTGTGGGGACCGTTGGTTCATCAGAGGCAATAATGTTAGCTGGTTTAGCTTTCAAAAGAAAATGGCAGACTAAGAGAAAATTAGAAGGCAAACCATATGATAAGCCTAACATAGTTACTGGTGCTAATGTGCAG GTTTGTTGGGAAAAGTTTGCTAGATACTTTGAAGTTGAACTAAAGGAAGTGAAACTAAGAGAGGGATACTATGTGATGGACCCATTGAAAGCAGTTGAAATGGTAGATGAGAACACCATATGTGTTGCAGCCATTTTAGGGTCAACGCTAACCGGAGAGTTTGAGGATGTGAAGCTTCTTCACGAACTTCTTACTAAAAAGAACAAGGAGACAGGATTCGATACTCCAATTCATGTCGACGCTGCGAGTGGCGGTTTTGTTGCTCCGTTTCTCTACCCTGATCTAGAATGGGATTTTCGTTTGCCGTTGGTGAAGAGCATCAATGTTAGTGGTCACAAGTATGGTCTTGTTTATCCCGGTGTTGGTTGGGTTGTCTGGAGGAGTAAAGAGGACTTGCCGGATGATCTTGTTTTCCATATCAATTATCTTGGATCTGATCAGCCAACTTTCACATTGAATTTCTCCAAag GATCGAGTCAAATCATTGCTCAATACTACCAATTCATACGCCTTGGCTTCGAG GGCTACAAAAATGTAATGGAAAATTGCTTGGAGAATACAatagttttgaagaaaggaatTGAGAAAACAGGAAGGTTCAACATTCTCTCCAAAGATGTAGGAGTGCCACTTGTAGCCTTCACATTGAAAGACAGTAGCCATCACACCGTGTTCGAGATAGCCGACCATTTAAGAAAATATGGTTGGATAGTTCCGGCCTATACAATGCCGGCAGACGCTCAACACATCGCCGTCCTCCGAGTTGTGATTAGGGAGGATTTCAGCTGTAGCTTGGCTGAGAGACTTGTGTCTGACATAGACAAAGTTGTTAAACACTTGGACACACTTCCAAGCACTGTCTCCATTAAAAGTGCTCATGTCACAGCTAGTACTAGTGAGGATAGTGAGAAAGTTAAGAAAGATGTTAAAGAGAGTCATGATGCGATTACAAAGTATTGGAAGAAGCTTGTGGATGGAAAGACAGTTGGAACATGCTAG
- the LOC101507270 gene encoding pentatricopeptide repeat-containing protein At1g73400, mitochondrial yields MLSIPKHKIMFTGRINRLIRSLINHSFSSLTHHHHHYHTYLLRNKALPQIETTFKSSMFFVFQYSSYCQLPLSDSHCVQLIQFPLPMNSFAALSVRHYCSETVSMNQDFGCGVSDDVVEGTNGFESDDVVAGTNGFESDIDKVHYTIMDNLLGFNKMEKALENLGIPLSTPLVIGVLHKLRYDEKIAFRFFTWAGHQDNYVHEPCAYNDMMDILSSTKYKVKQFRIVCDVLDYMKRNNKSTVPAEVLLNILRKYTEKYLTHVQKFAKKKRVRVKTQPEINAFNFLLDALCKCCLVEEAEGLYKRMRKMINPNGDTYNILVFGWCRVRNPTRGMKLLEEMIELGHKPDNFTYNTALDTYCKAGMITDAVELFEFMRTKGSIISSPTAKSYSIIIVALVQNNRMEECLKLMGHMISSGCLPDVTTYKDIIEGMCLCGKIDEAYKFLDEMGNKGYRPDIVTYNCFLKVLCDSKKSEEAIKLYGRMIEMSCTPSVQTYNMLILMFFKMDDPDGAFETWQEMEKRGCRPDTDTYCVMIEGLFNCNKAEDACILLEEVINKEIKLPYRKFDSLLMQLSGIGDLQAIHKLSDHMRKFYNNPMARRYALSQKRKSMSLRGKS; encoded by the coding sequence ATGCTTTCAATTCCAAAACACAAAATCATGTTCACGGGCAGGATTAATAGGTTAATACGCTCTCTCATAAATCATTCATTTTCATCACTCacccatcatcatcatcattatcacaCTTATCTATTGAGAAACAAAGCCTTGCCACAAATTGAAACCACATTTAAATCAtcaatgttttttgtttttcaatactCTAGTTATTGCCAATTACCATTATCAGATTCTCATTGTGTTCAATTGATTCAATTTCCGTTGCCAATGAACTCTTTTGCTGCATTATCCGTTCGCCATTATTGTTCAGAAACTGTTTCCATGAACCAAGATTTTGGTTGTGGTGTAAGTGATGATGTTGTGGAGGGCACTAATGGTTTTGAGAGTGATGATGTTGTGGCGGGTACTAATGGTTTTGAGAGTGATATTGATAAGGTGCATTACACTATAATGGATAACTTACTTGGTTTTAATAAGATGGAGAAAGCTCTTGAAAATTTAGGTATACCATTGTCCACTCCATTGGTTATTGGTGTGTTGCATAAGCTTCGTTACGATGAAAAGATTGCGTTTCGGTTTTTTACATGGGCTGGTCATCAAGATAATTATGTGCACGAGCCTTGTGCTTATAATGATATGATGGATATCTTGTCTAGTACTAAGTATAAAGTAAAACAGTTTCGGATTGTTTGCGATGTGTTGGATTACATGAAGAGGAACAACAAGAGTACGGTTCCGGCGGAAGTTCTGTTGAACATTTTGAGGAAATATACTGAGAAGTATTTGACTCATGTGCAGAAGTTTGCAAAGAAGAAGAGGGTAAGAGTGAAGACGCAACCGGAAATAAATGCATTCAACTTTCTGTTGGATGCTTTGTGCAAGTGTTGCTTGGTTGAGGAGGCTGAAGGGTTATATAAGAGAATGAGAAAAATGATCAATCCTAATGGGGatacatataatattttggTTTTCGGTTGGTGCAGGGTTAGAAACCCGACTAGGGGGATGAAACTGTTGGAAGAAATGATTGAATTGGGTCATAAGCCTGACAACTTCACGTACAACACTGCTCTCGATACTTACTGCAAAGCAGGCATGATAACAGACGCGGTAGAGCTTTTCGAGTTCATGAGGACGAAAGGTTCAATCATATCTTCTCCCACTGCCAAGAGTTACTCAATTATAATCGTTGCTCTTGTCCAGAACAATAGAATGGAGGAATGTCTGAAACTTATGGGGCATATGATTAGCAGCGGTTGTCTTCCCGATGTCACGACATACAAGGATATAATTGAAGGTATGTGTTTGTGTGGAAAGATAGACGAAGCTTACAAGTTCTTGGACGAGATGGGAAACAAAGGTTATCGACCTGATATcgttacttataattgtttccTCAAAGTCCTATGTGATAGTAAGAAGTCCGAGGAGGCCATTAAACTATACGGAAGAATGATTGAAATGAGCTGTACTCCTAGTGTTCAGACTTACAATATGctgattttgatgttttttaagATGGACGATCCTGATGGTGCATTTGAAACTTGGCAAGAAATGGAGAAGAGGGGTTGCAGACCAGACACTGATACATACTGTGTCATGATTGAGGGACTATTTAACTGCAACAAAGCAGAAGATGCTTGTATTCTTTTGGAAGAAGTGATTAACAAGGAAATAAAATTGCCGTATAGAAAGTTCGATTCTTTGTTGATGCAACTTTCAGGGATTGGTGATCTCCAGGCCATTCATAAGCTCTCAGATCATATGAGGAAATTCTATAATAATCCGATGGCAAGACGTTATGCTTTAAGCCAGAAGCGTAAGAGCATGAGTTTGAGAGGGAAGTCATAG
- the LOC101506947 gene encoding DNA polymerase epsilon subunit B codes for MNAITKKKVQKKCKIRGYNIKPEALDEILSFVSRFERSEEDEAIDLVLDQLEHESLKSAIIDVEPVQRVVNLLLEADAAEETFDTFASSSSSAIGVIDVFLVPKYKYDAIRRIFYQHTGSLPIHGDAPAKTALYRDMFLLLSQRISRHQDFSRPAFESELSQFRSCEISPIQSLVGQKGRRWVMGVISQLEDGHFYLEDLTASVEINLSDANITTGLFIENTIVVAEGEMLVEGIFKILTCGFPPLEDRDKSLQVVAGQDFFGGGTFTKEETIRLAEMEKRAVNDMFVILSEIWLDKEEALGKLEIVLDGFESVEVVPSLFVFMGNFCSKPCNLANSDYSSLRLQFGKLGQIIAARPRLKENSRFLFIPGPDDAGPSTALPRCALPKYLTEELQKYIPEAIFSSNPCRVKFYTQEVVFFRQDLLYRMRRSCLMPPSVTETADPFQHFVATITHQSHLCPLPLTVQPIIWNYDHCLHLYPTPHTIVLGDRSPQKAFKYTGITCFNTGSFSEDSTFVAYRPCSQEVELSSL; via the exons atgaatgctataacgAAGAAAAAAGTTCAGAAGAAGTGCAAAATCAGAGGCTACAATATCAAACCCGAAGCTCTCGACGAAATCCTCTCCTTCGTTTCTCGCTTTGAACGCTCCGAAGAAGACGAAGCCATCGATCTCGTCCTCGATCAACTAGAACACGAATCTC TGAAATCTGCAATAATCGACGTAGAGCCAGTGCAACGAGTGGTGAACTTGCTATTGGAAGCCGACGCGGCGGAGGAAACTTTTGATACATtcgcttcttcttcttcttccgcCATTGGTGTTATTGACGTGTTCCTTGTTCCCAAGTATAAATACGACGCTATTAGAAGGATATTCTACCA GCACACAGGAAGCTTACCTATTCATGGGGATGCACCAGCAAAAACTGCTCTGTACAGAGATATGTTTCTGTTGTTGTCCCAGAGGATTTCTCGTCACCAGGATTTTTCGAGGCCAGCTTTTGAGTCCGAACTTTCACAATTCCGGAGTTGTGAG ATATCTCCTATTCAATCACTGGTTGGGCAAAAAGGTAGAAGATGGGTAATGGGAGTAATATCTCAGCTGGAGGATGGACATTTTTATTTGGAAGACCTTACTGCTTCTGTTGAAATCAATTTATCTGATGCT AATATAACTACAGGACTCTTCATAGAGAACACCATAGTTGTGGCTGAAGGCGAGATGCTTGTAGAGGGTATTTTTAAG ATTTTAACATGTGGGTTTCCACCATTAGAAGATAGAGATAAATCACTTCAAGTGGTTGCAGGGCAAGACTTTTTCGGTGGTGGTACTTTTACAAAAGAGGAAACG ATCAGACTGGCAGAGATGGAGAAAAGAGCAGTCAATGACATGTTTGTCATACTATCTGAAATTTGGCTAGACAAGGAAGAG GCTTTGGGAAAGCTAGAGATTGTTCTTGATGGTTTTGAGAGTGTAGAAGTGGTTCCttccttatttgttttcatGGGAAACTTCTGTTCTAAACCATGTAACCTTGCAAATTCCGATTATTCGAGCCTAAG GTTGCAGTTTGGCAAGCTAGGGCAAATTATTGCTGCCCGTCCACGGCTAAAAGAGAACAGCCGATTTCTTTTTATTCCAGGTCCTGATGATGCAG GTCCTTCAACAGCTCTTCCTAGGTGTGCTCTACCTAAATATTTAACTGAGGAGCTTCAAAAGTATATTCCCGAAGCCATATTTTCAAGCAATCCCTGCAG GGTAAAATTCTATACCCAAGAAGTTGTATTTTTCCGCCAGGATCTGCTGTATAGAATGCGTCGTTCTTGTTTAATGCCGCCTTCTGTGACAGAAACTGCAGATCCTTTTCAGCAT TTTGTTGCCACCATAACCCATCAGAGTCATCTCTGTCCACTCCCTCTAACTGTACAACCCATCATATGGAATTATGACCATTGCCTTCATTTGTATCCAACTCCGCACACG ATAGTTTTAGGAGACAGAAGTCCGCAGAAGGCTTTCAAGTACACAGGAATCACTTGTTTTAATACCGGATCTTTCTCCGAGGATAGCACATTTGTTGCATACCGCCCTTGCTCTCAGGAAGTTGAATTGTCATCCTTGTGA
- the LOC101506180 gene encoding protein-S-isoprenylcysteine O-methyltransferase A-like, with protein MTEILSYTAYRQVSQMFLAVIFFHGSEYFLATFIHGRANVTLNSLLISKQYILAMIFSLLEYFIEVSLFPELKEHWVISDSGLFLVVIGEVIRKMAIVTAGQSFTHMIRVRPDERHRLVTHGIYRFIRHPGYCGFFIWSVSTQIMLCNPISTIGFAVVVWKFFASRIPYEEYFLRQFFGIEYVEYAQQVVSGVPFVN; from the coding sequence ATGACAGAAATCCTTAGCTATACTGCTTACAGGCAGGTATCTCAAATGTTCCTTGCAGTAATCTTCTTTCACGGTTCTGAATATTTTCTAGCCACCTTCATTCATGGGAGAGCGAATGTAACTCTGAATTCCCTTTTGATTAGCAAACAATATATTTTGGCAATGATATTTTCATTGCTAGAATATTTTATTGAGGTTTCTTTATTTCCTGAGCTAAAGGAACATTGGGTGATCAGTGATTCAGGGTTGTTTTTGGTTGTGATTGGTGAAGTTATAAGAAAGATGGCAATTGTAACAGCAGGGCAATCGTTTACTCATATGATTAGGGTTCGTCCTGATGAACGTCACCGACTGGTTACTCATGGTATATATAGATTTATTCGCCATCCAGGATATTGTGGTTTCTTCATTTGGTCTGTTAGCACTCAAATAATGCTCTGCAATCCCATATCAACTATTGGATTTGCAGTTGTTGTCTGGAAATTTTTTGCTAGCCGAATACCTTATGAGGAATACTTTTTAAGACAGTTTTTCGGAATAGAATATGTTGAATATGCCCAACAAGTTGTGTCTGGGGTGCCATTTGTAAATTGA